One Capsicum annuum cultivar UCD-10X-F1 chromosome 2, UCD10Xv1.1, whole genome shotgun sequence genomic window carries:
- the LOC107857948 gene encoding uncharacterized protein LOC107857948, producing MDKWTARNGKMIIDILVNCSIGSIFLGSVDASNESTTGTKIYNLFEKTIEDIGPKNVVQVVRDNANENVKAGDLMRAVYPHIYWTPCVAHCINLMLQDIFKINPYVLVFKKATKVISYISQRPLLLNLMRKFTNEKNLLKPAKTRFGTIFLTLETMYKQRKNLRTLIISNE from the exons ATGGATAAATGGACAGCTCGTAATGGAAAAATGATCATTGATATTTTGGTCAATTGTTCGATAGGGAGCATCTTTCTTGGTTCTGTCGATGCTAGCAATGAGTCAACCACTGGCACTAAGATCTACAATTTGTTTGAGAAGACAATTGAGGATATTGGACCAAAAAATGTTGTACAAGTTGTAAGGGATAATGCTAACGAGAATGTAAAAGCGGGGGATCTTATGAGGGCTGTGTACCCACAtatatattggactccatgtgttGCCCATTGCATCAATTTGATGTTGCAAGATATATTCAAGATTAATCCATATGTCTTAG TTTTTAAGAAGGCCACAAAGGTGATTTCTTACATAAGTCAAAGGCCATTGTTGTTGAACTTGATGAGAAAATTCACCAATGAGAAAAATTTGTTGAAACCAGCCAAGACAAGATTCGGAACAATCTTTTTGACTTTGGAGACGATGTACAAACAAAGGAAGAATTTGAGAACCTTGATCATCTCCAATGAATAG